The genomic segment GAGTTCAAAAGATTCTTCAGTCGCTTTGCTCCTTCAGAATGACATTTTGTAAGTTCGTAGGCGGAGCACCTTGCTCCGCCTAGTCATCAATGGAAAAGCGATTACAATCAAATCTGCGGGGCAGGTCCGCCTCTGGCGGATCGCCCCTACACAAAAAATTATTTAATGTCAAACTTTATGTTCATCTCCGAAGATAACTTCTCCAGTTGAGTATAGACCTTCTCCTCCAAGGGGAGACCGTTTTTCTTGTAATACTCCGATTTCTCAAACTCTTTTTCGCCGTGAATGAATACCCTATTTTCGCCTTCGGCTTTATTAGAGCTTTTCAGCTCGGTGATCATCCGGTCCAAGGTGGTTTTGAATCTGTCCACAGGGATGAAGTTGTCGATATTTATCGCACCGAAGAAATGGCCTACATTGGAGAATTTCTGGGACGGGTCTCTTTTGGTATCGACATAAGGACCATAGCAGGCTCCGGATAGTATCCCGGAGAAGATATCAACTAAAACTG from the Candidatus Zixiibacteriota bacterium genome contains:
- a CDS encoding Ldh family oxidoreductase, which produces PTFSRDMIIGTNPISVVFPAGKEKPWVLDMATTVVPRGKLEVYERLGKPLPLGWAVDEKGIPTADTKKVLDNMTKAAGGGVLPLGGAGEEFSGHKGYGMSVLVDIFSGILSGACYGPYVDTKRDPSQKFSNVGHFFGAINIDNFIPVDRFKTTLDRMITELKSSNKAEGENRVFIHGEKEFEKSEYYKKNGLPLEEKVYTQLEKLSSEMNIKFDIK